In one window of Microbacterium sp. PM5 DNA:
- a CDS encoding aspartate aminotransferase family protein: protein MSTIDPVADPAADAAVRGDDRSHVFHSWSAQALIDPLPVAGGAGATFWDYAGNSYLDFSSQLVNLNLGHQHPDLVAAIQQQAGRLATIQPSMANDTRGELARRISEIAPDGFSKVFFTNGGADANENAVRMARLVTGKRKVLAMYRSYHGNTSTAITLTGDPRRWANEPADASVVHFFGPYAYRSPFHAASPEQETERALAHLEQTIILEGASTIGAIIIESVVGTNGVLIPPPGYLPGVRELCDRYGIVYIADEVMVGFGRLGTWWGFENFDVVPDLITFAKGVNSGYVPLGGVVISDRIAAHFDTVSFPGGLTYSGHPLACAPGVATFEVFRRDGILERVRELGERVVRPRLEQMAARHPSVGEVRGLGLFWAIELVRDRESREPLVPFNAAGADAAPMAAFAAACKKAGLWPFTHFNRVHVAPPLIVSEDDLVRGLDIIDRALEVTDAEAAS, encoded by the coding sequence ATGAGCACCATCGACCCGGTCGCCGACCCCGCGGCCGATGCCGCCGTCCGCGGCGACGACCGCAGCCACGTCTTCCACTCGTGGAGCGCGCAGGCGCTCATCGACCCGCTGCCGGTTGCGGGAGGTGCGGGCGCGACGTTCTGGGACTATGCCGGAAACAGCTACCTCGACTTCTCGTCACAGCTGGTGAACCTCAACCTCGGCCACCAGCACCCCGATCTGGTCGCGGCGATCCAGCAGCAAGCGGGGCGCCTCGCCACGATCCAGCCGTCGATGGCCAACGACACGCGTGGCGAGCTGGCGCGCCGCATCAGCGAGATCGCTCCCGACGGCTTCTCGAAGGTCTTCTTCACCAACGGCGGGGCCGATGCCAACGAGAACGCGGTGCGCATGGCGCGCCTGGTCACCGGCAAGCGCAAGGTGCTGGCGATGTACCGCAGCTATCACGGCAACACCTCGACCGCCATCACGCTGACCGGCGACCCGCGCCGGTGGGCCAACGAGCCGGCCGATGCGTCTGTCGTGCACTTCTTCGGGCCGTACGCCTACCGCTCGCCGTTCCACGCGGCTTCCCCCGAGCAGGAGACGGAGCGTGCGCTCGCGCACCTCGAGCAGACGATCATCCTGGAAGGCGCTTCGACGATCGGCGCGATCATCATCGAGTCGGTCGTGGGCACCAACGGCGTGCTGATCCCGCCGCCCGGCTACCTGCCCGGCGTGCGCGAGCTCTGCGATCGCTACGGCATCGTCTACATCGCCGACGAGGTCATGGTCGGTTTCGGACGCCTCGGCACCTGGTGGGGCTTCGAGAACTTCGACGTCGTGCCCGACCTCATCACGTTCGCGAAGGGCGTCAACTCCGGCTACGTGCCGTTGGGCGGCGTCGTCATCTCCGACCGCATCGCCGCCCATTTCGACACGGTTTCCTTCCCGGGCGGACTGACGTACTCCGGGCATCCTCTCGCCTGTGCCCCGGGCGTCGCCACCTTCGAGGTCTTCCGGCGCGACGGCATCCTGGAGCGGGTCCGCGAGCTCGGCGAGCGCGTCGTGCGTCCACGACTGGAGCAGATGGCCGCGCGGCATCCGTCCGTCGGAGAGGTGCGCGGCCTCGGTCTGTTCTGGGCGATCGAGCTCGTGCGCGACCGCGAGAGCCGCGAGCCGCTGGTGCCGTTCAATGCGGCGGGAGCAGACGCCGCGCCGATGGCCGCGTTCGCGGCGGCGTGCAAGAAGGCGGGCCTGTGGCCGTTCACGCACTTCAACCGCGTGCACGTGGCACCCCCGCTGATCGTCTCGGAGGACGACCTGGTGCGCGGCCTCGACATCATCGACCGCGCCCTGGAGGTCACCGACGCCGAGGCGGCGTCGTGA
- a CDS encoding CoA-acylating methylmalonate-semialdehyde dehydrogenase encodes MDLIRHHVAGQSVGSADRTGPVYDPATGAVQAEVAFASTAETDAAIAAAAAALPAWRATSLIKRADVFFRLRHLLVERADELAAIITAEHGKVLSDAKGEISRGIENVEFAAGLVHLLKGEHAEQVSRGVDVHSVKQPVGVVGAITPFNFPVMVPLWMTASAIACGNTVVLKPSEKDPSAALFLARLYEEAGLPAGVLNVVHGDKAAVDAILESPTVRAVSFVGSTPIARSIYERAAAAGKRVQALGGAKNHMVVMPDADLDAAADAAVSAAYGSAGERCMAVSVLVAVGDDVADALVEKVAERITGLNIGPGTDAASEMGPLITREHRDKVASYVTGAAAEGATVVLDGTTQHFEGDGFFIGVSLVDRVTPGMKVYDEEIFGPVLCVARVATYDEAVDLINASPFANGTAVFTRDGGTARQFEFDIEVGMVGINVPIPVPVGAFSFGGWRNSLFGDSHIYGPESIHFYTRSKVVTTRWPDPSESQISLGFPSNH; translated from the coding sequence ATGGACCTCATCCGTCATCACGTCGCCGGCCAGTCCGTCGGATCGGCCGACCGCACGGGCCCGGTGTACGACCCGGCGACCGGCGCGGTGCAAGCCGAGGTCGCGTTCGCCTCGACCGCCGAGACGGATGCCGCGATCGCGGCGGCCGCGGCGGCGCTGCCGGCCTGGCGCGCCACGAGCCTCATCAAGCGGGCCGACGTCTTCTTTCGCCTCCGCCACCTGCTGGTCGAACGCGCCGACGAGCTGGCCGCGATCATCACTGCCGAGCACGGCAAGGTGCTCTCCGACGCGAAGGGCGAGATCAGCCGCGGCATCGAGAACGTCGAGTTCGCGGCGGGACTGGTCCACCTGCTGAAGGGCGAGCACGCCGAACAGGTCTCGCGCGGCGTCGACGTGCACTCGGTGAAGCAGCCGGTGGGCGTGGTGGGCGCGATCACGCCGTTCAACTTCCCCGTCATGGTGCCGCTGTGGATGACGGCATCCGCCATCGCCTGCGGCAACACGGTCGTTCTCAAGCCCAGCGAGAAGGACCCCTCCGCCGCCCTCTTCCTGGCGCGTCTGTACGAGGAGGCGGGCCTTCCCGCCGGCGTGCTGAACGTCGTGCACGGCGACAAGGCGGCCGTCGACGCGATCCTCGAGTCCCCGACGGTGCGTGCCGTCAGCTTCGTCGGCTCGACCCCGATCGCCCGCTCGATCTACGAGCGCGCCGCCGCCGCGGGCAAGCGCGTGCAGGCTCTCGGCGGTGCGAAGAACCACATGGTCGTCATGCCCGACGCCGACCTGGATGCCGCGGCTGACGCCGCTGTCTCGGCCGCCTACGGCTCGGCCGGCGAGCGCTGCATGGCCGTGTCGGTACTCGTCGCGGTGGGTGACGACGTCGCCGATGCGCTCGTAGAGAAGGTCGCCGAGCGCATCACGGGGCTGAACATCGGCCCCGGCACGGATGCCGCGAGTGAGATGGGACCGCTCATCACCCGCGAGCACCGCGACAAGGTCGCCTCGTACGTCACCGGCGCCGCCGCCGAGGGCGCGACGGTCGTCCTCGACGGCACGACGCAGCACTTCGAGGGCGACGGCTTCTTCATCGGGGTCTCGCTCGTCGACCGGGTCACCCCCGGCATGAAGGTCTACGACGAGGAGATCTTCGGCCCCGTGCTCTGCGTCGCCCGCGTGGCCACGTACGACGAGGCGGTCGACCTCATCAATGCGAGCCCGTTCGCCAACGGCACCGCGGTGTTCACGCGCGACGGCGGCACCGCCCGCCAGTTCGAGTTCGACATCGAAGTCGGTATGGTCGGCATCAACGTGCCGATCCCGGTGCCGGTGGGCGCATTCTCGTTCGGCGGATGGCGCAACTCGCTGTTCGGTGATTCGCACATCTACGGCCCCGAGTCGATCCACTTCTACACGCGGAGCAAGGTCGTGACGACCCGCTGGCCCGACCCCAGCGAGAGCCAGATCAGCCTCGGCTTCCCCAGCAACCACTGA